Within Methyloversatilis discipulorum, the genomic segment TGGCCGAAGGTCCGGCTGGACTTGCAGACAAGTCGTCCCGTCCCGCCCGTTCTCCCCGAAGCATTGCCCCAGAAGTCGCGCTGACCATCATCGAGCTGCGCCGCAAACTCTTTCTTCAATCCCGGATCGCCTCCTACACCGGCGTATCCAAAGCAACGGTCAGCCGGGTGCTCCGACGAGCCGGCCTCTCAAGGTTCAGCGATCTGGCCCCGACTGAGTCCATACAGCGCTACGAGCGCCAGACGCCCGGCGAACTGCTCCACATCGACATCAAGAAGTTGGGCCGCTTCACCGCTGTGGGTCATCGAATCACGGCCGATTATCGCAAGCGCACCCGCGGCGTAGGCTGGGAACACTTGTTTGTGGCCATTGACGACCATTCGCGCATTGCTTTCACCGACATGCACCCCGATGAGCGCAAAGACAGCGCCGTGAGCTTCCTGCGAAATGCCGTCGCCTATTACGCAACGCTCGGTGTCACCGTACAGCGCGTGCTCACCGACAACGGACCCGCCTTCCACTCGTTCGCCTTCGCTCAGGCCTGCAACGAGCTGGGGATCAAACACAAGTTCACACGAGCCTATCGGCCACAGACCAATGGCAAGGC encodes:
- a CDS encoding IS481 family transposase, coding for MNTHKNARLTYLRRLEMVLDMLERGLSASDAAKRSGVSSVTARKWLGRYLAEGPAGLADKSSRPARSPRSIAPEVALTIIELRRKLFLQSRIASYTGVSKATVSRVLRRAGLSRFSDLAPTESIQRYERQTPGELLHIDIKKLGRFTAVGHRITADYRKRTRGVGWEHLFVAIDDHSRIAFTDMHPDERKDSAVSFLRNAVAYYATLGVTVQRVLTDNGPAFHSFAFAQACNELGIKHKFTRAYRPQTNGKAERFIQSALREWAYGHSYPNSDLRKAALPLWNHFYNWHRPHHGIACNVPMSRLSNSQNNLLTLHT